In a genomic window of Anoxybacter fermentans:
- a CDS encoding DUF6079 family protein produces MLIRDLVPLPERPETVITMDLAIEKKRRETIKSYVVTRNVEHLLNRVLSHIVSNKGQGFWVLGSYGAGKSHFMSYLTLLLQNNENCWIGLSSNLRSKFQQALKKKKILTVNFTLTEVNDLKVKFFQSVEEAFNKNGISFNIKDDHRIVSNFVEKNWQALRPEDFYDFLKTKENLTQKEWEKILTDKPDKAARIIIAYLQKMGFYSSKEYREIIYPDIKDGLTKIAEEVKKHFDGLMIFVDELSHYLIKRQNKGYLAEDLEVLQSLGQRIKDEPIWFMAAAQENPGQIFEQDQYLNQEEEKVQDRFVQLVLSRINIEEILEKRIAVKNREAEKKIKELYHDFEDEFPDLLKHVTEDEFVRLYPFHKCFVDCLMRLAEYASRDRTVVEELWLTLAKVQDRAMTELVTADQLFDIFAETLLKPRFREYYDIYYDTFKPIIDAADYPLNQRLSRKLVKVLIILKICKQNGKTPRELAHILMEGMGLGVATNLAYEEIAEILEELLIRGKGKHIRFSKADDPLERVYDIDPSESGFSIEHEIQSTVETISDQDLARLINELLNNHKDLFESQPIEWNQIRPIEIIWRNTVRTGKMILKDINQLDQLEPLDPARDDLDFELIVGFPHYNQRIALEEKLQNIWNDDPRHLIWLPSDLDSFSFNQLKRYAAVKYLLDDKYNHPETEEELQKSAQLMAEIDDLQKKAQLIIQNAYFQGSIFNCQREYVPLTPFRCLEELLTEIVKEIFDQVYAEHPDFGKKISRFQTNKLIREFIIPGHTRLTLNEIKTLAKPLHLVEERNGEAYLNSLSPYINEILKLLEDGEKHSVMDEIYPALRQVPYGIQEHIFEVLMATMIIKGECRGRDKAGGLITGENLDLENIGSGDKALINRIYYLEKGDLIGSDLWPEYVELLQILIPEISSERSIINQDKMWNQVLNLQSELVDEVEQGIKVITQFCHLINQEDKLRDVIKPLLKFHHFLDDDFYHKDYQSHQGLTRLLRSVIEIFGSIENFRKEYIQIKKILHFVNRRKDQELVKYYNYINSINLPLRGYENLKIGLLTIRNKFTHLSRLIIDKEAYLSLITDLRNIKRRYIFTYLEEHFRFHEEVANFNAQLKGLKEYRTLELLDSIKAIKVAYNLKPIKRYIDNFFPARCTVSKLAELLEEKPDCDCGFKLGVHFSTPPLDKITPMLKKGIREYIVQFQTTRRFRDYLENYLKKHPESQIRELLSVDVNDLLRIIELITPEVIKEINEALESTYPITISSEEIAAALVGSYPATDLRDLTNHFEKILKGILENRLADSPEKNLEKIVLLIEAGEK; encoded by the coding sequence ATGTTGATTAGAGATTTGGTTCCATTACCAGAACGCCCGGAAACAGTAATCACTATGGATTTGGCAATTGAAAAAAAACGCCGTGAAACTATTAAGAGTTATGTAGTTACCAGAAATGTGGAACATCTTTTAAACCGGGTTTTAAGTCATATAGTCAGTAATAAAGGTCAGGGATTTTGGGTTTTGGGAAGTTATGGAGCCGGTAAATCCCATTTTATGTCTTATTTAACCCTCCTCTTACAGAATAATGAAAATTGTTGGATTGGTTTAAGTTCAAACCTGAGAAGTAAATTCCAGCAAGCATTAAAAAAGAAAAAAATTCTTACAGTGAATTTTACTTTGACTGAAGTTAATGATTTAAAGGTTAAATTTTTCCAGTCCGTTGAAGAAGCCTTTAATAAGAATGGCATTTCTTTTAATATCAAAGATGACCATAGAATTGTAAGCAATTTTGTTGAAAAAAATTGGCAGGCTCTACGTCCAGAGGATTTTTATGATTTTCTTAAAACGAAAGAGAATTTAACTCAAAAAGAATGGGAGAAAATTCTTACAGATAAGCCCGATAAAGCTGCAAGAATAATCATTGCCTATCTTCAAAAGATGGGATTTTATTCATCAAAAGAATACCGCGAAATTATTTATCCTGATATTAAAGATGGGCTGACAAAGATAGCTGAAGAAGTAAAAAAACATTTTGATGGATTGATGATATTTGTTGATGAACTATCCCATTATTTAATTAAACGCCAAAATAAAGGATACTTAGCAGAAGATCTAGAGGTTTTACAATCGCTTGGTCAACGTATTAAAGATGAGCCTATCTGGTTTATGGCAGCAGCCCAGGAAAATCCAGGCCAGATCTTTGAACAGGATCAATATCTGAATCAGGAAGAAGAAAAGGTTCAAGATCGTTTTGTCCAGTTGGTTCTTTCCAGAATCAATATTGAAGAGATTTTAGAAAAGCGAATTGCAGTTAAAAACAGAGAAGCAGAAAAAAAGATCAAAGAACTTTATCATGATTTTGAAGATGAATTTCCCGATTTATTAAAACATGTTACAGAAGATGAATTTGTCCGGTTATATCCGTTCCATAAATGTTTTGTAGATTGTTTAATGAGATTAGCTGAGTATGCTTCCCGTGACCGGACAGTAGTGGAAGAATTATGGTTAACTCTGGCTAAAGTTCAGGACCGGGCCATGACAGAACTGGTAACTGCTGATCAATTATTTGATATTTTTGCTGAAACATTGCTCAAGCCCCGTTTTCGGGAGTATTATGATATTTATTATGATACATTTAAACCGATCATTGACGCAGCCGATTATCCCCTCAACCAGAGACTTTCGCGGAAATTGGTTAAAGTGCTTATTATTTTAAAGATTTGCAAACAAAATGGAAAAACCCCTCGAGAGTTAGCTCATATTTTGATGGAAGGAATGGGGCTTGGAGTTGCAACCAATTTAGCCTATGAAGAAATAGCAGAGATATTAGAAGAACTTTTGATCCGTGGAAAAGGAAAACATATTCGATTTAGCAAAGCAGATGATCCATTAGAGAGAGTTTATGACATAGATCCATCTGAGAGTGGTTTTTCCATAGAACACGAAATCCAGAGTACCGTTGAAACTATTTCTGATCAGGATCTAGCAAGATTGATAAATGAGTTGTTGAATAACCATAAAGATCTCTTTGAAAGTCAGCCTATAGAGTGGAATCAGATCAGACCTATTGAAATAATCTGGCGTAATACAGTTCGGACAGGTAAGATGATCTTAAAAGATATTAATCAGTTAGATCAATTAGAACCTTTAGACCCTGCCAGAGATGATCTTGATTTTGAATTAATAGTAGGGTTCCCTCATTATAATCAGAGAATTGCTTTAGAAGAAAAACTGCAAAATATATGGAATGATGATCCCAGACATCTCATCTGGTTACCTTCAGATCTGGATAGTTTTAGTTTTAATCAGTTAAAAAGATATGCTGCAGTTAAATATTTACTGGATGATAAGTATAACCACCCGGAAACGGAAGAAGAGTTGCAGAAAAGTGCTCAATTAATGGCTGAAATTGATGATTTACAGAAAAAAGCACAATTAATTATTCAAAATGCCTACTTTCAGGGATCTATATTTAACTGCCAACGTGAATATGTGCCTTTAACTCCATTCCGCTGTCTAGAAGAACTGTTAACTGAAATTGTTAAAGAAATCTTTGATCAGGTTTATGCTGAACACCCGGATTTTGGCAAAAAAATTTCCCGCTTTCAGACAAATAAACTAATTCGTGAATTTATTATTCCAGGTCATACCCGTCTTACTTTAAATGAAATTAAGACCCTGGCAAAGCCCTTGCATCTAGTAGAAGAGCGAAATGGTGAAGCGTATTTAAATTCTCTTTCTCCATATATTAACGAAATTTTAAAACTCCTTGAAGATGGTGAAAAACATTCAGTGATGGACGAAATTTATCCAGCCTTAAGACAGGTACCATATGGCATTCAGGAACATATCTTTGAAGTGCTGATGGCAACAATGATCATTAAAGGTGAATGTCGTGGCCGGGATAAGGCTGGTGGGCTGATTACTGGTGAAAATCTTGATCTAGAAAATATAGGTTCTGGTGATAAAGCTCTTATAAACAGGATTTACTATTTGGAGAAAGGGGATCTGATTGGATCAGATCTCTGGCCAGAATATGTAGAACTTCTACAGATATTGATTCCCGAAATTAGCTCTGAAAGATCCATTATTAATCAGGATAAAATGTGGAATCAGGTTCTCAATTTACAAAGTGAACTGGTCGATGAAGTAGAACAGGGAATTAAAGTCATTACCCAATTCTGTCATTTAATTAATCAAGAAGATAAGCTAAGAGATGTTATAAAACCTCTTCTTAAATTTCACCATTTCCTGGATGATGATTTCTATCATAAGGATTATCAATCCCATCAGGGTTTAACACGCTTATTGAGATCAGTTATTGAGATATTTGGTAGTATTGAGAACTTCCGAAAAGAGTATATACAGATTAAAAAGATTCTGCATTTTGTTAACCGACGCAAAGATCAAGAATTGGTAAAATACTATAATTATATTAATAGTATTAATTTACCACTTAGAGGATATGAAAATCTAAAGATCGGTTTATTGACAATTCGTAATAAATTTACGCATTTAAGTCGTCTTATCATTGATAAAGAGGCTTATTTAAGTTTAATTACTGATTTACGGAATATTAAAAGGAGATATATTTTTACATATTTAGAAGAACATTTCCGCTTCCATGAAGAAGTAGCAAATTTTAATGCTCAACTTAAAGGACTTAAGGAATATCGAACATTGGAATTACTTGATAGTATTAAAGCTATTAAGGTTGCATATAATCTTAAACCGATTAAACGCTACATAGATAATTTTTTCCCTGCCAGATGTACTGTTTCAAAACTAGCTGAGCTTTTAGAGGAAAAACCAGATTGTGATTGTGGTTTTAAATTGGGTGTTCACTTTAGTACTCCTCCATTAGATAAGATCACTCCAATGTTGAAAAAAGGAATTAGGGAATACATCGTGCAGTTCCAGACTACAAGAAGATTTAGAGATTATCTGGAAAATTATTTAAAGAAACATCCAGAAAGCCAGATTCGCGAACTTCTTTCGGTTGATGTTAATGATTTGCTTCGAATCATAGAATTAATTACTCCTGAGGTAATAAAGGAGATTAATGAAGCCCTTGAGAGTACTTATCCAATTACTATTTCCAGTGAGGAGATTGCCGCAGCTCTTGTAGGTTCTTATCCTGCTACTGATCTAAGAGATTTAACCAATCACTTTGAGAAAATATTGAAAGGTATACTTGAGAACAGGCTGGCTGATTCACCTGAAAAGAATCTAGAAAAGATTGTATTACTGATAGAAGCAGGTGAAAAATAA
- a CDS encoding cupin domain-containing protein: MEVICLNEIEKTVSKKSVQVKQVINRREVAVINVILQPGEVLPIHVTPVDVFFYVHQGKGTIIVGEEKQVVKQGEIVLGPKNIPHGLIASKDTEFSVLVVKTPNPKA, from the coding sequence ATGGAAGTTATTTGCTTAAACGAAATTGAAAAAACTGTTTCAAAAAAAAGTGTTCAGGTCAAACAAGTAATTAATCGGCGGGAAGTGGCAGTAATTAATGTCATATTACAGCCGGGTGAAGTTTTACCTATTCATGTAACACCGGTAGATGTTTTTTTCTATGTTCATCAAGGAAAAGGAACTATTATTGTAGGTGAAGAAAAGCAGGTAGTAAAGCAGGGTGAAATAGTACTCGGTCCAAAAAATATACCCCATGGATTAATTGCATCTAAAGATACAGAATTTAGTGTACTGGTTGTAAAAACTCCAAACCCTAAAGCATAA
- a CDS encoding TetR/AcrR family transcriptional regulator yields the protein MKEDKRERIRQASIKVISKKGFYNTRADQIAEEAGVAVGTIYNYFSNKEEILEYIFEVELKKRLAFLEELENKEGHVLDKIHLFLQKHFNEIIKDPKVGEILVKEKQFPHRNNLNAILGYLKLIPEKLTLLLENGAKKGQIRKCNYKLIGSSLFGAIQGVVEVAIQNNELAILNEAADELTDLFFNGLKIK from the coding sequence ATGAAGGAAGATAAAAGAGAAAGGATTAGACAAGCGTCTATAAAAGTAATCTCTAAAAAAGGATTCTATAATACCCGTGCTGATCAGATTGCTGAAGAAGCAGGAGTAGCAGTGGGAACGATCTATAATTATTTCTCTAACAAAGAAGAAATTTTAGAGTATATCTTTGAAGTTGAACTAAAAAAACGTCTTGCGTTTTTGGAAGAATTAGAAAATAAAGAAGGACATGTTCTGGATAAGATACATTTGTTTTTGCAAAAACATTTTAATGAAATTATTAAAGATCCCAAAGTAGGTGAAATCCTGGTTAAGGAAAAACAATTTCCACACCGTAATAATTTAAATGCCATTCTGGGTTATTTGAAACTAATTCCAGAAAAATTAACTTTACTCTTAGAAAATGGAGCTAAAAAAGGTCAGATTCGCAAATGTAATTATAAATTAATAGGTTCTAGTCTTTTTGGAGCTATTCAGGGAGTAGTCGAAGTAGCTATCCAAAATAATGAACTTGCTATTTTAAATGAAGCTGCAGATGAATTGACTGATCTATTCTTTAATGGCTTAAAGATAAAATAG
- a CDS encoding permease, giving the protein MNTLILIGLSIAALFWSLKKDKEKTKESIMLAKNLFINIFVEIFALMALVALFLAWIPNSVIKSLLGNPNELLSAIYGAIIGTVTIIPAFVAFPLAGSLLKNGANLVAIAAFITTLTMVGFATMPIEIKYFGKKFTFIRNGISIIAALLIAAGIGVIL; this is encoded by the coding sequence ATGAATACTTTAATCTTGATTGGTCTGTCTATAGCAGCACTATTTTGGTCTTTGAAAAAGGATAAAGAAAAGACGAAAGAAAGTATCATGTTAGCAAAAAATTTATTTATAAATATTTTTGTAGAAATTTTTGCTCTTATGGCCCTTGTTGCACTATTTCTGGCATGGATACCTAATTCAGTGATTAAAAGCCTATTAGGCAATCCCAATGAGTTATTAAGCGCCATCTATGGTGCTATAATTGGTACAGTTACAATTATACCGGCTTTTGTAGCATTCCCTCTTGCAGGTTCATTGTTAAAAAATGGAGCAAATCTTGTAGCAATAGCCGCCTTTATAACAACTCTTACCATGGTAGGATTTGCAACAATGCCAATTGAAATAAAATATTTTGGAAAAAAGTTTACTTTCATTCGCAATGGAATTAGTATTATAGCAGCCTTATTAATTGCTGCAGGAATTGGGGTGATATTATAA
- a CDS encoding permease encodes MINTAKLKKYRLQILTIFLYAITFVYNTEIFERALKTTGGYLKEMVQILPAVFILSALITTWVPKEVIIRNFGKDSGLKGKLLSIFIGSVSAGPIYAAFPLAHSLLMKEASLSNVVIIISSWAVIKIPMLIVETKFLGFGFAGSRLILTIPAVLLIGYFTEKLMFKEKLIINNTYMDSNYQLIENINNVLPQYNCRRCGFESCRKYAENIVENNTRPDKCKLGGKRTTAQIKKLLSQEDDL; translated from the coding sequence ATGATCAATACAGCTAAATTAAAAAAGTATAGGCTTCAGATTCTAACAATCTTTTTGTATGCAATAACATTTGTATATAATACTGAAATATTTGAGAGGGCATTAAAAACTACTGGTGGGTATTTAAAAGAAATGGTTCAAATATTGCCTGCTGTATTTATTTTATCTGCATTAATAACAACCTGGGTACCTAAAGAGGTGATTATAAGAAATTTTGGAAAAGATTCAGGTTTAAAGGGTAAGCTATTATCTATTTTTATCGGTTCAGTATCAGCAGGACCTATATATGCAGCTTTCCCCCTGGCCCATTCATTATTGATGAAAGAAGCTAGTCTCTCTAATGTTGTCATAATAATAAGTTCATGGGCAGTAATAAAAATACCAATGCTTATTGTTGAGACCAAATTTTTAGGATTTGGTTTTGCTGGAAGCAGGTTAATATTGACAATTCCAGCTGTTCTGTTAATTGGATATTTTACTGAAAAATTAATGTTTAAGGAAAAATTAATAATAAATAATACTTATATGGATAGTAATTATCAATTAATAGAGAATATTAATAACGTTTTACCACAATATAACTGCCGTAGATGTGGTTTTGAAAGCTGTAGAAAATATGCTGAAAATATTGTTGAAAACAATACAAGACCTGATAAATGTAAACTGGGTGGTAAAAGAACAACAGCCCAAATTAAAAAATTATTATCACAAGAAGATGATTTATAG
- a CDS encoding deoxyguanosinetriphosphate triphosphohydrolase family protein codes for MSENRFKNPLPEEIYLSREYQRKEDIRGPYFRDQTAIIHSLPFRRLKHKTQFFFAPENDHICTRIEHVLHVASIAATICKGLGLNTDLAQAIALGHDLGHAPFGHTGEEVLNEISKEHGFIHELHSLRVVDVLARDGQGLDLTYAVRDGIISHCGERFEQWIEPTKEQKDLSKIKNRATYPTTYEGCVVRVADKISYLGRDLEDAIRAGLVDIKDLPPRIIKDLGRTNGEMIDVMVHDVIKWSNANGKIGFSQKVHSLMVELKEFNYKNIYFHPKLLHYAKYCRRIIRLLYEQLEKTFLSYGLNFNRYKESEFTLERKFGKYLEDMQTVYEREGWPIQQILYDYIAGMTDQYAIKMVREFFIPKPIDSFNSN; via the coding sequence ATGTCTGAAAACAGGTTTAAAAATCCATTACCTGAAGAAATATATTTATCCCGGGAATATCAACGGAAAGAAGATATTCGTGGACCATATTTTAGAGATCAAACCGCCATTATTCACTCACTTCCTTTTAGGCGTTTAAAACATAAAACTCAATTTTTCTTTGCACCGGAAAATGATCATATCTGTACCCGGATCGAGCATGTTCTACATGTAGCTTCAATTGCTGCTACCATTTGTAAGGGGCTGGGACTTAACACCGATCTGGCCCAGGCAATTGCTCTAGGACATGACCTGGGTCATGCACCATTTGGGCATACGGGGGAAGAAGTTCTAAACGAGATTAGTAAAGAACATGGATTTATACATGAACTTCACAGTCTAAGAGTTGTGGATGTACTGGCCCGTGATGGTCAAGGACTTGATTTAACTTATGCTGTTAGGGATGGTATCATATCACATTGTGGTGAACGATTTGAACAGTGGATTGAACCAACAAAGGAGCAGAAAGATTTATCTAAAATAAAAAATCGTGCAACTTACCCAACTACATATGAAGGTTGTGTTGTCCGTGTTGCTGATAAGATTTCTTATCTAGGCCGGGACTTAGAAGATGCAATTAGAGCTGGTTTAGTGGATATAAAGGATTTGCCTCCTAGAATTATTAAGGACCTGGGTCGGACTAATGGAGAAATGATAGATGTCATGGTTCATGATGTTATAAAATGGTCAAATGCTAATGGCAAGATAGGTTTTTCACAAAAAGTCCATTCTTTAATGGTAGAATTGAAAGAATTTAACTATAAGAATATCTATTTTCATCCAAAGCTACTTCATTACGCAAAATACTGCCGTCGAATTATTCGATTACTCTATGAACAGCTTGAAAAGACTTTCTTAAGTTATGGCCTTAACTTTAATAGGTATAAAGAAAGCGAATTTACACTAGAAAGAAAATTTGGTAAATATCTTGAAGATATGCAAACTGTCTATGAGAGAGAAGGCTGGCCAATTCAGCAGATTCTTTATGATTATATTGCGGGAATGACAGATCAATATGCAATTAAAATGGTACGTGAGTTCTTTATTCCAAAGCCCATTGATTCATTTAACAGTAATTAA
- a CDS encoding AbrB/MazE/SpoVT family DNA-binding domain-containing protein — protein sequence MKATGVVRQVDELGRVVLPIELRRVLRIAEKDPLEIFVDDDQIILKKYQPGCIFCGSAGDTTKIKNKIVCRNCIKELLEMVG from the coding sequence TTGAAAGCAACAGGTGTTGTTAGACAAGTTGATGAATTAGGGCGTGTTGTACTTCCTATCGAATTGAGAAGGGTATTACGTATTGCTGAAAAAGACCCATTGGAAATTTTTGTAGATGATGATCAGATTATTTTAAAGAAATATCAACCTGGCTGCATTTTCTGTGGAAGCGCCGGTGATACAACTAAAATTAAAAATAAAATTGTTTGTAGAAACTGTATTAAAGAATTATTAGAAATGGTTGGTTAA
- a CDS encoding methyl-accepting chemotaxis protein — translation MSLKNKFLIVVLLSLIIPITIISGFINFKMSRVLENNVNQINQYLLDKIYNQLKNELDDLNKTLRQVIEGNTIGFYLLGSMNIFQQKMDSLFTEFPMIRRVYIIPTGVGASLAQPYEYPELPKEFDQRPIWEEKWIDRPLEELMVWDGPYQSPDGHISLIFPGAAYSLGKKSFGLVFFEVSVEALKAKIAGDLESQKKELYFISKSGMDYLTGKNFSKEIFFSEMTTDETKSMSVTIDGRKYLAFFKPIPILDSYLLLLEEHKTAFASKREVSKFILFISICAFLTALVLITAFVQRMLIKPLEILRSAAFSVASGDLTVYTKLSGKDEMAQLADSFNQMTDSLKEVISLLINSSQEVRNVSRKLYSSFQEIAASNSQNNKIINDLAQIAENQSIKLTESSRLTSNIFGSIKEFAGKMGEVKDNSTRVLDNARKGQNGIHEAVQTITDLNENIQKIIYNMEDLKSKSREINEITDLITQFTEQTNLLALNASIEAARDGQSGMGFAVVAQEIRNLAEESRTATERISQIIQQVQTMVDQVGKEVEAQANEFNQSVNFVEIAGKTFGQIVDDILAVDKMLEEMNQHIASITEASEAIDHNISDVAAQAQESAASAEEIAASSEENEKMMERLNNLVTHLQELSIKLGKFKDRFKI, via the coding sequence GTGAGCCTCAAAAATAAATTTTTAATTGTTGTATTACTCTCATTAATAATCCCAATTACTATCATTAGTGGATTTATTAATTTTAAAATGTCCCGAGTTTTAGAAAATAATGTGAACCAAATCAATCAGTATTTATTGGATAAGATTTATAACCAGTTAAAGAATGAGCTGGATGATTTAAATAAAACTTTACGACAGGTCATTGAAGGTAATACTATTGGTTTCTATCTGTTGGGTTCAATGAACATATTTCAACAAAAGATGGATTCACTTTTTACAGAATTTCCAATGATTCGTCGGGTTTACATTATACCTACCGGTGTTGGGGCGTCTCTCGCTCAACCTTATGAATATCCAGAATTGCCAAAAGAGTTTGACCAAAGACCGATCTGGGAAGAAAAATGGATAGATCGTCCATTAGAGGAATTAATGGTTTGGGATGGTCCATACCAGTCACCTGACGGGCATATCTCTTTAATCTTTCCGGGGGCAGCTTACTCTTTAGGTAAAAAATCTTTTGGTTTGGTCTTTTTTGAAGTTAGTGTAGAGGCCCTTAAGGCTAAAATTGCAGGAGATTTGGAATCACAGAAAAAAGAACTTTATTTTATTTCAAAAAGTGGTATGGACTACTTAACCGGAAAGAATTTTTCCAAAGAAATCTTTTTTTCAGAAATGACTACTGACGAAACCAAAAGTATGTCGGTTACCATTGATGGGCGAAAATATTTGGCCTTCTTTAAGCCAATTCCAATTCTGGATAGTTATTTATTGTTGTTGGAGGAACATAAAACAGCTTTCGCTTCTAAACGGGAAGTAAGTAAATTTATTCTGTTTATAAGTATTTGTGCATTTTTGACTGCACTAGTTTTAATTACCGCATTTGTTCAAAGAATGTTGATCAAACCACTGGAAATATTACGGTCTGCAGCTTTTAGTGTGGCTTCTGGAGATTTAACTGTTTATACTAAATTAAGTGGAAAAGATGAGATGGCTCAACTTGCAGATAGTTTTAACCAGATGACGGATAGTCTAAAAGAAGTGATATCTTTACTGATAAATTCGAGTCAAGAGGTGCGCAATGTAAGTAGGAAGTTATACAGTTCGTTTCAAGAAATAGCTGCTTCTAATAGTCAAAATAATAAAATTATCAATGATCTAGCACAAATTGCTGAAAATCAATCTATCAAACTAACCGAATCTTCCAGGTTGACCAGCAATATTTTTGGATCAATCAAAGAATTTGCCGGTAAAATGGGAGAAGTTAAAGATAATTCTACGCGGGTATTAGATAACGCTAGAAAAGGTCAGAATGGAATTCATGAAGCTGTACAGACGATTACCGATTTAAATGAAAATATCCAGAAAATTATTTACAACATGGAAGATTTAAAATCTAAATCCCGTGAAATTAATGAGATTACTGATCTGATTACTCAATTTACGGAGCAGACAAATCTGTTGGCTTTAAATGCTTCTATTGAAGCTGCCCGAGATGGCCAATCTGGAATGGGGTTTGCTGTAGTTGCTCAGGAGATTCGTAATCTGGCTGAAGAGTCACGAACAGCAACTGAGCGAATCAGTCAGATTATTCAACAGGTACAGACTATGGTAGATCAGGTTGGCAAAGAAGTCGAAGCACAGGCAAATGAATTTAACCAAAGTGTAAACTTTGTAGAGATTGCTGGAAAAACTTTTGGTCAGATCGTCGATGATATTCTGGCGGTAGATAAAATGCTTGAAGAAATGAACCAACATATTGCCAGCATCACTGAAGCTAGTGAAGCTATTGATCATAATATCTCTGATGTTGCAGCTCAGGCTCAGGAGTCAGCTGCCAGTGCTGAGGAGATTGCTGCCAGTTCAGAAGAGAATGAGAAGATGATGGAACGATTAAATAATCTGGTTACCCATTTACAGGAACTTTCTATAAAATTAGGAAAATTTAAAGACAGATTTAAAATTTAA
- a CDS encoding DUF2202 domain-containing protein: MNKKIILLIFIYLFTFNMVLIAGNKDLNLSSAIDNVISSIAKRSLSESERDGIILMREEEKLTRDVYLKLYEKWSLNIFQNIAKSEITHMGAVALLINRYELEDPVKEDVIT; encoded by the coding sequence ATGAATAAAAAAATTATACTATTAATTTTTATTTATCTGTTTACTTTTAATATGGTTTTGATAGCAGGAAACAAGGATTTAAATTTAAGTTCTGCCATTGATAACGTGATTTCCTCTATAGCAAAAAGAAGTTTAAGCGAGTCTGAAAGAGACGGTATTATTCTCATGAGAGAAGAAGAAAAACTGACCAGAGATGTTTATCTTAAACTGTATGAAAAGTGGAGTTTAAATATTTTTCAAAATATCGCAAAAAGTGAGATAACTCATATGGGGGCTGTTGCTTTGTTGATAAACAGATATGAACTTGAGGATCCGGTTAAAGAAGATGTCATTACATAA
- a CDS encoding secondary thiamine-phosphate synthase enzyme YjbQ, giving the protein MKSYRKELWFELDKRRGFVNITPQVEECLKESGIKEGLLLCNAMHITASVFINDDESGLHQDFENWLEELAPEKPYSRYYHNGFEDNADAHLKRTIMGREVVVAVTNGKLDLGPWEQIFYGEFDGKRRKRVLVKIIGE; this is encoded by the coding sequence ATGAAAAGTTATCGTAAGGAACTATGGTTTGAACTGGACAAAAGAAGGGGATTTGTTAATATTACTCCACAGGTTGAGGAATGTTTAAAAGAGAGTGGTATTAAAGAAGGTCTGCTTCTCTGCAATGCAATGCATATCACTGCCAGTGTTTTTATCAATGATGATGAATCAGGTTTGCATCAGGATTTTGAAAATTGGTTGGAAGAACTGGCACCAGAAAAACCGTACTCTCGTTATTATCATAACGGATTTGAGGATAATGCCGATGCCCATTTAAAACGCACTATAATGGGAAGGGAAGTAGTTGTAGCTGTTACAAATGGAAAACTCGATCTTGGCCCCTGGGAACAGATTTTTTATGGTGAATTTGATGGCAAACGGAGAAAACGGGTTTTAGTAAAAATTATCGGAGAATAA